From Coturnix japonica isolate 7356 chromosome 3, Coturnix japonica 2.1, whole genome shotgun sequence, the proteins below share one genomic window:
- the BATF3 gene encoding basic leucine zipper transcriptional factor ATF-like 3 isoform X1 has translation MPRPHSNEPRLALLPILRRSCRFGKPMSHVFRGQECAGSHEEDDKKVRRREKNRVAAQRSRKKQTQKADKLHEEYESLEQENTSLKKEIGKLTDEMKHLSEVLKDHEKICPLLHCTMNFVTVPRPDALSSCLPR, from the exons ATGCCTCGTCCTCACTCCAATGAACCCCGCCTTGCGCTCCTGCCCATTCTCCGCAGGTCGTGCCGCTTTGGAAAGCCGATGTCGCACGTGTTCCGCGGCCAGGAGTGCGCGGGG AGCCACGAAGAAGATGATAAGAAGgtgaggaggagagaaaagaaccGAGTCGCCGCACAGAGAAGTCGGAAGAAACAAACGCAGAAAGCGGACAAACTTCACGAG gaaTATGAATCTCTTGAGCAAGAAAATACCtctctgaaaaaagaaattggaaagCTAACAGATGAAATGAAACACTTGAGTGAAGTGTTGAAGGATCACGAAAAGATCTGTCCACTATTGCACTGCACCATGAACTTTGTGACCGTCCCAAGGCCTGATGcactcagcagctgcctgcccagATGA
- the BATF3 gene encoding basic leucine zipper transcriptional factor ATF-like 3 isoform X4 encodes MSCGAPAAGSAVPRSAEGGQQSHEEDDKKVRRREKNRVAAQRSRKKQTQKADKLHEEYESLEQENTSLKKEIGKLTDEMKHLSEVLKDHEKICPLLHCTMNFVTVPRPDALSSCLPR; translated from the exons ATGTCGTGCGGCGCCCCGGCCGCGGGCAGCGCGGTGCCGCGGAGCGCAGAGGGCGGCCAGCAG AGCCACGAAGAAGATGATAAGAAGgtgaggaggagagaaaagaaccGAGTCGCCGCACAGAGAAGTCGGAAGAAACAAACGCAGAAAGCGGACAAACTTCACGAG gaaTATGAATCTCTTGAGCAAGAAAATACCtctctgaaaaaagaaattggaaagCTAACAGATGAAATGAAACACTTGAGTGAAGTGTTGAAGGATCACGAAAAGATCTGTCCACTATTGCACTGCACCATGAACTTTGTGACCGTCCCAAGGCCTGATGcactcagcagctgcctgcccagATGA
- the BATF3 gene encoding basic leucine zipper transcriptional factor ATF-like 3 isoform X2, producing the protein MPRPHSNEPRLALLPILRRSCRFGKPMSHVFRGQECAGSHEEDDKKVRRREKNRVAAQRSRKKQTQKADKLHEEYESLEQENTSLKKEIGKLTDEMKHLSEVLKDHEKICPLLHCTMNFVTVPRPDALSSCLPR; encoded by the exons ATGCCTCGTCCTCACTCCAATGAACCCCGCCTTGCGCTCCTGCCCATTCTCCGCAGGTCGTGCCGCTTTGGAAAGCCGATGTCGCACGTGTTCCGCGGCCAGGAGTGCGCGGGG AGCCACGAAGAAGATGATAAGAAGgtgaggaggagagaaaagaaccGAGTCGCCGCACAGAGAAGTCGGAAGAAACAAACGCAGAAAGCGGACAAACTTCACGAG gaaTATGAATCTCTTGAGCAAGAAAATACCtctctgaaaaaagaaattggaaagCTAACAGATGAAATGAAACACTTGAGTGAAGTGTTGAAGGATCACGAAAAGATCTGTCCACTATTGCACTGCACCATGAACTTTGTGACCGTCCCAAGGCCTGATGcactcagcagctgcctgcccag ATGA
- the BATF3 gene encoding basic leucine zipper transcriptional factor ATF-like 3 isoform X3, which yields MPRPHSNEPRLALLPILRRSCRFGKPMSHVFRGQECAGSHEEDDKKVRRREKNRVAAQRSRKKQTQKADKLHEEYESLEQENTSLKKEIGKLTDEMKHLSEVLKDHEKICPLLHCTMNFVTVPRPDALSSCLPR from the exons ATGCCTCGTCCTCACTCCAATGAACCCCGCCTTGCGCTCCTGCCCATTCTCCGCAGGTCGTGCCGCTTTGGAAAGCCGATGTCGCACGTGTTCCGCGGCCAGGAGTGCGCGGGG AGCCACGAAGAAGATGATAAGAAGgtgaggaggagagaaaagaaccGAGTCGCCGCACAGAGAAGTCGGAAGAAACAAACGCAGAAAGCGGACAAACTTCACGAG gaaTATGAATCTCTTGAGCAAGAAAATACCtctctgaaaaaagaaattggaaagCTAACAGATGAAATGAAACACTTGAGTGAAGTGTTGAAGGATCACGAAAAGATCTGT CCACTATTGCACTGCACCATGAACTTTGTGACCGTCCCAAGGCCTGATGcactcagcagctgcctgcccagATGA